In Drosophila miranda strain MSH22 chromosome XR, D.miranda_PacBio2.1, whole genome shotgun sequence, the genomic window GGATACGCGAGAGAAGTTCTCAAGGGCAggcgaaaataaaaaaacagcTGTATTAAACAGTCCCCATATATTGTACTTCTGTACGTTGTAGGTGGCCTCGGGCAGCTGGGCATCGAGTGTGCGAAGCTCTTGCGCTCGCAGTACGGCAGCGAGAACGTGATACTCTCGGACATAATCAAGCCCAGCCAGGCGGTGCTGGAGAACGGGCCGTATATTTTTGCGGACATCCTGGACTTCAAGGGCCTGCAGAAGATCGTTGTCAACCATCGCATCGACTGGCTGATACACTTCTCGGCCCTGCTCAGTGCTGTGGGTGAGCAGAACGTGCCCCTGGCTGTGAGGTGAGTTCCGGGCGGGCTTAAACCCCTAAGCACTCGCTTAATGCCGTAATGCCCCTTCTGTAGGGTCAACATCGAGGGTGTGCACAATGTCATTGAGCTGGCAAAGCAGTACAAGCTGCGCATCTTTGTGCCGAGCACCATTGGAGCCTTTGGGCCCGACAGTCCACGCAATCCCACGCCCAACATTACGGTAGGTCCCCCCAGACACCCCACAGACACCCCCCAGAATGTTTGTTCGATATTCATGTTGCACCTCCTTGCAGATACAACGTCCCCGCACCATTTATGGCGTTTCCAAGGTGCACGCCGAACTAATTGGCGAATATTATTATCATAAATTTGGCCTGGACTTTAGATGTCTGCGCTTCCCCGGAGTCATCTCCAGCGATCCACCAGGCGGCGGTACCACAGGTATGTCTGGTATTTCCCGGAGAAATTCCCATCTCAATCTATGCGGCATCCATGCATCTTCGAGTTACTTTCCCCGTAACGAAACTGTGTCGTCGGGCGCATTTCAAGCTTTATTTAATCCAATTTTCCAACATAATAGTATGCCTCAATTGCTGATCGTTTAGGGTAATCAAATGGCTTGACAATGCATAAAAAAAGAGGGGCTTGCCTACCCGTTGACCCATTAAGCTATTGACTCACTTAGTGTGGATATTATCTTGAAATGATGGTACCCCTTCGGTACTTCCAATAATATCTACCTCTAGTTTATTGTCTTCAAATTGTGAGGCTTTCCACAATCTTCGGGAGTGAAAGTCGAAACAAAATTCAAAATTCGAAGCACTTAGGGCTATAGAAAAATACTGTTGCATACTTATTTGTGTTTGGGTTTGAATTGGTTTCTTGCCTTCACAGACTATGCCGTTGCCGTGTTCCATGAGGCCCTGCGCTCTGGAAAATACACCTGCTATCTGCGTCCCGACACGCGTCTGCCCATGATGTACATCGAAGACTGTTTGCGGTAGGCTAACCTAACAAATCCCCGAAAAATCCCACTAGAATGTGTCTAAGAGAGAGTTTCGTTCTGCAGAGCTTTGCTGGAGTTTATGCGGGCACCCAACGAGCAGCTAAAACGTCGCGTCTACAATGTGACCGCCATGTCGTTCACGCCCGAGGAGCTGGTGGACCGGCTGAGCAAGCATGTACCCAATCTCCATGTGACCTACAGGCCGGACAGTCGACAGTCGATAGCCGACTCCTGGCCGGAGGTGTTTGACGATTCCGAGGCCCGACGCgactggcagtggcagcacaAGTACGATCTGGGCAACCTGGTGGACTTCATGGTCAAGGATGTGCAGGAGAACTACATCAATGTGGAGaatcgccagcagcagcagcagctcaaGAT contains:
- the LOC108152049 gene encoding L-threonine 3-dehydrogenase, mitochondrial, with amino-acid sequence MFRKCLASLALAPLPRITPAGQLAGLGQSRGMHQAPDKSRPPKVLITGGLGQLGIECAKLLRSQYGSENVILSDIIKPSQAVLENGPYIFADILDFKGLQKIVVNHRIDWLIHFSALLSAVGEQNVPLAVRVNIEGVHNVIELAKQYKLRIFVPSTIGAFGPDSPRNPTPNITIQRPRTIYGVSKVHAELIGEYYYHKFGLDFRCLRFPGVISSDPPGGGTTDYAVAVFHEALRSGKYTCYLRPDTRLPMMYIEDCLRALLEFMRAPNEQLKRRVYNVTAMSFTPEELVDRLSKHVPNLHVTYRPDSRQSIADSWPEVFDDSEARRDWQWQHKYDLGNLVDFMVKDVQENYINVENRQQQQQLKI